In Microbacterium sp. AB, a single genomic region encodes these proteins:
- a CDS encoding ABC transporter permease, with protein MLRMIGERLATMIVTLALAAFFVFFAVQALPGDVAEQLLGQNATPEAVATLRAQLGLDVNVWVRFAQWAGAAVTGDFGVSLVSGEPVSATIWSAFSNSLLIAVPAILVGVALSLLLGVWAGARRGRGTDTSISLVALIAMSVPEFVVATVLVLALAIAVPVFPATVLRGTDATLADLLPAAVLPAVTLVIAMAAYIIRAMRTSTIDGLATEYATTAELKGVPHRRVLWRHVVPTAVLPVLPVISINVAWLLGGVVVVESVFNYPGLGTLMLESVSTRDLPVLQAIALLSAAVYVTVNLLADVLALVADPRQRTLQRARRRTAATTATTEEKR; from the coding sequence ATGCTGCGGATGATCGGGGAGCGGCTGGCGACGATGATCGTCACGCTGGCGCTCGCCGCGTTCTTCGTGTTCTTCGCCGTGCAGGCGCTGCCGGGCGACGTCGCCGAGCAGCTCCTCGGGCAGAACGCCACTCCGGAGGCCGTGGCGACGCTGCGCGCGCAGCTCGGCCTCGACGTCAACGTCTGGGTCCGGTTCGCGCAGTGGGCGGGAGCCGCCGTCACGGGCGACTTCGGCGTCTCCCTCGTCTCCGGCGAGCCGGTGTCGGCGACGATCTGGTCGGCGTTCTCGAACTCGCTGCTCATCGCGGTGCCGGCCATCCTCGTCGGCGTCGCGCTGTCGCTCCTCCTGGGAGTCTGGGCGGGAGCCCGACGCGGGCGCGGCACGGACACCTCCATCTCGCTCGTCGCGCTCATCGCGATGAGCGTCCCCGAGTTCGTCGTCGCGACGGTCCTGGTCCTCGCGCTCGCGATCGCGGTGCCGGTCTTCCCCGCCACGGTGCTCAGGGGGACGGATGCGACCCTCGCCGATCTGCTGCCGGCGGCCGTCCTCCCCGCCGTGACGCTCGTGATCGCCATGGCCGCCTACATCATCCGCGCGATGCGCACGTCCACGATCGACGGCCTCGCCACCGAGTACGCCACGACGGCCGAGCTCAAGGGCGTGCCGCATCGCCGGGTGCTCTGGCGGCACGTCGTGCCCACGGCCGTACTGCCGGTGCTCCCGGTCATCTCCATCAACGTCGCATGGCTCCTCGGCGGCGTGGTCGTCGTCGAGTCGGTGTTCAACTACCCCGGGCTCGGCACGCTCATGCTCGAGTCCGTCTCGACGCGCGACCTGCCGGTGCTGCAGGCGATCGCGCTCCTGAGCGCCGCGGTGTACGTCACCGTGAACCTGCTCGCCGACGTGCTCGCGCTCGTCGCGGATCCGCGCCAGCGCACGCTCCAGCGGGCGCGGCGCCGGACCGCCGCCACGACCGCCACGACGGAGGAGAAGCGATGA
- a CDS encoding ABC transporter permease, which translates to MSADGRRRDGLTPGTLVGIGLVAVTVLVALLAPWLSPYDPIATDSGNALAGASGSHWLGTDQYGRDVLSRTLEGGRFALLVSLLATTVAVGVGTLAGTVAASSGRWVDGSITRVLDAVLAVPSVLALLVIVSVFGNSLPVLVLAVSVIYVPAVARVVRGAARPVLSSAYVTAARARGEGMLAIIRREVLPNILDTVLVEFAMRASWVILLISTLSFLGFGVNPPTPDWGLMIQENRTAVTVAPAGTIAPIVALSLLVVGLNLAADGLGKHFGIDRARRGVV; encoded by the coding sequence ATGAGCGCCGACGGACGCCGCCGCGACGGCCTCACTCCCGGAACCCTCGTCGGCATCGGGCTCGTCGCCGTGACCGTGCTCGTCGCGCTGCTCGCCCCGTGGCTCTCGCCGTACGACCCGATCGCGACCGACTCCGGGAACGCGCTCGCCGGCGCCAGCGGGAGCCACTGGCTCGGCACCGACCAGTACGGCAGGGACGTCCTCTCCCGGACGCTCGAGGGAGGACGCTTCGCGCTGCTCGTCTCGCTGCTGGCCACCACGGTCGCCGTCGGCGTCGGCACGCTCGCCGGGACCGTCGCCGCCTCCTCCGGCAGATGGGTCGACGGATCGATCACGCGCGTCCTCGACGCCGTGCTGGCGGTGCCGTCCGTGCTCGCGCTGCTCGTCATCGTCTCCGTGTTCGGCAACAGCCTCCCGGTGCTCGTGCTCGCCGTCTCCGTGATCTACGTGCCCGCCGTGGCGAGGGTCGTCCGCGGAGCCGCGCGCCCCGTCCTCTCGTCCGCGTACGTCACGGCCGCCCGCGCCCGCGGCGAGGGCATGCTCGCGATCATCCGCCGCGAGGTGCTCCCGAACATCCTCGACACGGTGCTCGTCGAGTTCGCGATGCGCGCGTCATGGGTGATCCTGCTCATCTCGACGCTGTCGTTCCTCGGCTTCGGGGTCAATCCGCCCACACCCGACTGGGGACTGATGATCCAGGAAAACCGCACCGCCGTGACGGTGGCCCCGGCGGGGACGATCGCGCCCATCGTCGCCCTGTCGCTCCTCGTCGTCGGGCTGAACCTCGCCGCCGACGGACTGGGCAAGCACTTCGGCATCGACCGTGCGCGCCGGGGGGTGGTGTGA